Genomic DNA from Catellatospora sp. TT07R-123:
GCGTTCATCGGGCCGGGCGGGCCGCCCGGCGTCGCCACCGGCTGCGGCGGCGGAGGCGGAGGTGGAGCAGGGTTCATGGTCGCGCGCAGCTCGGCGCCGCGCCCGGGGCTGGACGACACCCGCTCCTCGATCTCGGCGAGCTGCCGCTCGACCCGGTCGAGGTGCAGGTCGACCTGCCACTCGTCGTAACCGCCGAAGCGGACCCGGAAGACGACGTCGCGGACCTCGTGCGAGCGCACCTCAGGGCCCGTCGGGGCGCCGTTGAGGGTCGCCTCGACCCGGTCCAGGAAGACGTCGACCTCGTCGACCTTGTATCCGCGCCGCACCGCGCGTCGGCGGAACCGCTGACCATGAGAACTCATGCCGGACCCTCACCACTCATGCCGTGCTCCGTGCTCATGCCTCAACCTCGCTCGCAGCCAACTGCCCACATGCGCCGTCGATCTCACGACCACGGGTGTCACGCACCGTAGTCGGCACTCCGGCGGCGCGCAACCGCCGGACGAACTCCCGCTCCACCGGCTTGGGACTGGCGTCCCACTTGCTGCCCGGCGTGGGGTTGAGCGGAATGAGATTGACGTGTGCCAGCCGCCCCGATAGCAGGCGACCCAGCAGGTCGGCCCGCCACGGCTGATCGTTCACATCTCTGATCATGGCGTACTCGATGCTCACCCGGCGGCCCGTGCGCGCCGCGTACGACCAGGCCGCATCGAGCACCTCGGACACCTTCCAGCGCTGGTTCACCGGCACCAGTTCATCGCGAAGGTCATCATCGGGCGCGTGCAGCGAGAGCGCAAGGGTGACGGAGAGATCCTCCTCGGCCAGCTTGCGCATCGCGGGCACCAGGCCGACCGTCGACACCGTGATGTGGCGCTGGGACAGCCCCAGGCCCTCCGGCGCGGGGCTGGTCAGGCGGCGCACCGCCGCGATGACCCGGTTGTAGTTCGCCAGCGGCTCGCCCATGCCCATGAAGACGACATGGCTCAGCCGACGCGGGGTCCCGTGCATGACGCCCGAGGCGGCCACGCCCGCCAGGTAGACGACCTGGTCCACGATCTCCGCGGTGGACAGGTTGCGGGTCAGCCCGGCCTGTCCGGTCGCGCAGAACGGGCAGGCCATGCCGCACCCGGCCTGGCTGGAGATGCAGACGGTCACCCGGTCGCTATACCCCATCAGCACGCTCTCCACCAGGGAGCCGTCGTGCAGCCGCCACAGCGCCTTGCGGGTGTCGCCGTCGTCGCAGGTCATCTCGCGGACAGGGGTGAGCAGGCGGGGCAGCAGACCACCGGTCAGCCGCTCGCGGGCGGCGGCCGGGATGTCGGTCATCCCCGCGGGGTCGCGTTCGAGCCGCCCGAAGTAGTGGGTCGACAACTGGCCGGCGCGGAACGGCTGCTCGCCGAGCTCGGCGACGGCGGTCCGCCGTTCGGACAGGTCGAGGTCGGCCAGGTGGCGCGGCGGCATGGACGCGCGGCGTGCATTCGCGGCGTCACCGTCGGTAACTGAGATCAAGGGCAGGCTCGTCATGACCTAGCCAGTGTCCCACGTCCGTACCGGGTCGACAGCCCCCGAGGGTGCCAACCGCGCTGCTAGCGGTGTTCACCAGGCGTTCCCTGTGG
This window encodes:
- the rlmN gene encoding 23S rRNA (adenine(2503)-C(2))-methyltransferase RlmN, translated to MTSLPLISVTDGDAANARRASMPPRHLADLDLSERRTAVAELGEQPFRAGQLSTHYFGRLERDPAGMTDIPAAARERLTGGLLPRLLTPVREMTCDDGDTRKALWRLHDGSLVESVLMGYSDRVTVCISSQAGCGMACPFCATGQAGLTRNLSTAEIVDQVVYLAGVAASGVMHGTPRRLSHVVFMGMGEPLANYNRVIAAVRRLTSPAPEGLGLSQRHITVSTVGLVPAMRKLAEEDLSVTLALSLHAPDDDLRDELVPVNQRWKVSEVLDAAWSYAARTGRRVSIEYAMIRDVNDQPWRADLLGRLLSGRLAHVNLIPLNPTPGSKWDASPKPVEREFVRRLRAAGVPTTVRDTRGREIDGACGQLAASEVEA